A region of the Vibrio sp. YMD68 genome:
AATAAGTAATCATAAGCACCGGATACCACATGGCAATTAATCACTTCTTTGCTTTCACACATCGCCTGTTCGAATCCATCTATCGAATCCGCTTGGTGGTTGTTTAAACTCACTTCAACGAATACCGTCATTCCAATGCCCAATTTCCCCTTGTTCAAGCTCGCGTTATAGCTATCGATAACACCCTCATCTTCAAGCTTTTTTAGACGTCGAGCGCAAGGTGAAGCAGACAAACCGACTTGGTCTGCCAGGTCAGCGGTGGACAACCTTCCCTGCTGCTGAATTAATTCCAGTATACGTCGATCAATTCTGTCCATTTCAATGAATACCTACACGATTGATTCAGCCAATTATTGACCATTAGGCGACAATTACAGCCAATAATTGATGAATTTAGTTAACATTACGCCTGATATAAGCGCCTATTTAGAAGGATAATAGTACTTATTAACAAAAATGTAACGACTATGTTTATTGGATACCTCTCAATTTTTGCAACGGTACTGCTTTGGTCTGGCTTCTTTCTTTCACTAAAAGGTGGGGCGATATCTTCATTTACTCCTGCTGATATCGCGATTACGCGTTTTTTGGTGCCGGCTTTGGTTCTTTTTCCAGTCACTTTCCGAGCCAGAAAACAGATCCTGTCTATCCCTATTCGATATTTGCTTGGCATGATCGTTGGTGGTGGGTTGCCATACTTGCTCATCGCAGGCTGGGCAATGCAGAATGCCACCGTGTCTGATGGTAGTGCTTTAGTACCCGGGACATTACCCTTATTTGTTTCTGCTATTGCGGTGATCCTTTTCTCTCAACCGTTAAGTGAGCATAGAAAAGTTGGGCTGGGACTTATCGTTGTTGGGATTGGCCTATTTTTATGGTCAGGGGCATCTGAAAACCATCCTGCACTCTTGAAAGGCCATCTGTTATTTTTGGTGGGGAGTTTAATGTGGGCAACGTTCACGATTTGTGCGCGGGTTAGTCATTTACCTGCACTGGTTTGTGCCGGATTAATTTCCTTTGTCTCTTTCGTCTTGTTGGCTTTGCTCATCGCCACCGGTGTTATCGAAAGCTCTCTTCTCTCGCCTCTTAAACACCATTCATTGATAGAGGTAGCAAGAGATTGGCCGATCAGAGAATTACTGGGACATTTGCTCATACAAGGTTTTGGAATTGGGTTGTTTGCTTCGTTTACTTTTCTGCATGCAATTTCAATCCTCGGAGCAGAGCGAACCGCAGCGTTCGGGTCCCTTACCCCCGTTGTTGCTACGCTACTTGCGATGGTGATATTTAATGAGACACCTCAGCTATTAACTTGCTTAGGTTTAGTGTGCATATGTGTCGGAAGCATTATTGCGAGTAACGTTTTTATACGGCAAGACGCCTCTCTTTCGTATCAGCCACCTCAGCACTCAAAATAACGTTTCACACAGGTAGCATTCCAAAGCGGCGTGATCATTTGATCGCTTCTAAGCTTTGTTCACTCATAAGCTTTGTTCACTCCTAAGCTTTGTTCACTCCTAAGATTTGTTCATTCCTAAGATTTGGTCGTTTCAAAATAATGAACCACCAAAGAAATGAACCATCACAGATTGGTGATGGTTCATGTGCCTATTAACTATTAACTATTAACTATTAACCATTAACTGTCCGTGCTTGGCGATTAACGGTTAACGAATGTTACTTGAAGCAGATGTCTGCCCATCTCGCCAGCCCTGCGGTGACTGACCCAAAATAATTGCCGCTCACTACGGGAATATTCGGTAGCAGTTCTTCTACCGCTTTGCGTAAGAATGGAGAGCGTGCCGAGCCTCCCGTCATGAAAATGACATCTGGCTGAGCGCTGCTTAATTTTACCGCTTCTTTAACAAGATCGGCCATTTTCGATTTCGGTTGCTCTATCGCGTCAATCATTTGTTGTTGGGTGATATCAACCTGGATCGTTTCTGAAAGAAGATCGATGTGGGCTTGATAATGACGATCAGAAGAGAGGGCGATCTTCGCTTCTTCAGCTCGACGGACGATATTGTAGCCCAATGTTTCGTTGTACACTTGAAGAAGCCGATTCAACTTTTCAGGTTCACTCGCTTCTTTCACCAACATTTTAAGCGCCGATAAATTGGATCGCGAGTAAAACTCTTTTTGAGCCTCTACATTGTTAATGGCAATTGGATTCCAATACTGTGTAATGGGCATTTCAATACCACTCGTAGTTTGACTACCAAACCCAAAAGGTGCCATGAGTTGTCTGAACGCTAGATGTATATCTAAGTCATTCCCCCCTACCCGTTGTCCACTATGAGAGAGAAGAGATTGCGTACGGTCTGATTTCCCTCGCCAATTTGGCCCCATTTCTATCATCGAGCAATCGGTCGTACCACCGCCTATATCTACAACCAAAACCGTGATGTTGTCATTGAGTGTTGCTTCATATTCTAACCCTGCTGCAACGGGCTCAAATTGAAAAACAACATGCTCAAATCCCGCTCGCTTTGCCGCTTTTTCAAGAATATTCTCGGCTTGCTTATTCGCCTTCTCGCCACCGCGCCCATGAAAGTTAATCGGTCGACCAATAACAGCATCAGCAATCATTTTCTGTGTCTGTAATTCAGCCTGCGATTTTATATTGGCCATCATGGCACAAACGAGGTCTTCGAAAAAACTCAGTTGAACGTCATGTAAACCTGACGCCCCCAAAAATGATTTCGGTGATTTAACGTAGTAAACATCTCTCGGATCATCTAAATACAGATCCAGAGCAGATTGACCAAATGCGACATCTTCCGATTGAAGGTCGATGCTTTCTTCTCGGTTGAACGCTATCGAACGCCTCAATACTTGCTCCCCGACAGCATCAG
Encoded here:
- a CDS encoding DMT family transporter, with product MFIGYLSIFATVLLWSGFFLSLKGGAISSFTPADIAITRFLVPALVLFPVTFRARKQILSIPIRYLLGMIVGGGLPYLLIAGWAMQNATVSDGSALVPGTLPLFVSAIAVILFSQPLSEHRKVGLGLIVVGIGLFLWSGASENHPALLKGHLLFLVGSLMWATFTICARVSHLPALVCAGLISFVSFVLLALLIATGVIESSLLSPLKHHSLIEVARDWPIRELLGHLLIQGFGIGLFASFTFLHAISILGAERTAAFGSLTPVVATLLAMVIFNETPQLLTCLGLVCICVGSIIASNVFIRQDASLSYQPPQHSK
- the yegD gene encoding molecular chaperone produces the protein MFIGFDYGTANCSVATMQDGQPVLLPLEGDSFYIPSTLCAPTRESVSEHLFRHRNISPSDAVGEQVLRRSIAFNREESIDLQSEDVAFGQSALDLYLDDPRDVYYVKSPKSFLGASGLHDVQLSFFEDLVCAMMANIKSQAELQTQKMIADAVIGRPINFHGRGGEKANKQAENILEKAAKRAGFEHVVFQFEPVAAGLEYEATLNDNITVLVVDIGGGTTDCSMIEMGPNWRGKSDRTQSLLSHSGQRVGGNDLDIHLAFRQLMAPFGFGSQTTSGIEMPITQYWNPIAINNVEAQKEFYSRSNLSALKMLVKEASEPEKLNRLLQVYNETLGYNIVRRAEEAKIALSSDRHYQAHIDLLSETIQVDITQQQMIDAIEQPKSKMADLVKEAVKLSSAQPDVIFMTGGSARSPFLRKAVEELLPNIPVVSGNYFGSVTAGLARWADICFK
- a CDS encoding Lrp/AsnC family transcriptional regulator; the encoded protein is MDRIDRRILELIQQQGRLSTADLADQVGLSASPCARRLKKLEDEGVIDSYNASLNKGKLGIGMTVFVEVSLNNHQADSIDGFEQAMCESKEVINCHVVSGAYDYLLEVVTKDLEGYEQFTRQLQRIQTVKDIHTHLAIRQVKQGKSLPILI